ATTCTAACAGATACAAATAAATTTGATCATCTGGATTACATGCCTAGTTTAGATAACGCATTAAGTTACACTAATGGTGCTTACGTCAAAAATACCGCTTTTTTTATTGATATACGAAACTCTTCTAAACTGATTAAAAAAGAGGGATATGAAAGAAGAATAATAGCCAGATTTTATAGATCCTATATTAGCGAAATAATTGCAGTTTTAAGAAGTCATGAGTGTTGTAGGGAAATAAATATTGTTGGTGACTGTGTTTCAGCAATATTTGTTGAAAACAAAGATAAATCAGGTGAATATAAAGACAGATCTGATGTTATAGAAGCTTTAGAATCAGCCTCTATGTTCAATCCTCTATTAGGAATAATAAATAATCTCTTTTCTAAGCACTATAAACGAAGAATTGACATTAAAGCGGGCGTGGGTATTGCTACGGGCGAAGCACTGGTTATACAAGCTGGAGAAAAAGGTAGCGGTATAAATAAGCCTATCTTTCTTGGTGACAACGTAAATACCGCTGCACACCTATGTGATAAAGCCAATAATGAAAATTATCCATATTTTACTTTGACCGATCAAAACGTTAAAGACAATTGTAAAAGGTACATTGCTAATCCTGATAATCAAACATTTGCAGATTTTTTAGCTACACAATTTCCAACTGACGAAGGAAAATACTTCTATGGGGGAAACTTTTGGAGAATTCCATTCAACGATAGACTCAAAGAATTGCAAAATGATTGTAATTTTTAAATTAACCCCAAACGGCCATTAGGGTATACCCTAGTGGCCGTTTTTGATCCATTATCAATGGCTTTTTAAATTAGGGCCTAGTACTTTTGGAATGGAAATACTTTCCAACACCAAAAATTATAGACACGATAAAATTAGCGATTTCCTGATAATTGAATGGGATAATGGTGGTGTTAATATGAGAAATTATGGTCAATATCTGATTATGATCAATAGGGATCATACCAACGTAGAAGTTGTTTAAATCAATAACGGTAAAAAAATTAGGAACACGCAGTTTAAGCGCTTCTTGGGCTAAAGCTTTCATATTATAGGCATTATTATCAGATATTAAAGTAATATCACTGCCTTCACAAAGGTAGAAATCTGCTGAAGCAACATTACCA
The DNA window shown above is from Limosilactobacillus reuteri and carries:
- a CDS encoding adenylate/guanylate cyclase domain-containing protein; translation: MENKMGNSTINFKSFDLSTAEDVIKKILTDTNKFDHLDYMPSLDNALSYTNGAYVKNTAFFIDIRNSSKLIKKEGYERRIIARFYRSYISEIIAVLRSHECCREINIVGDCVSAIFVENKDKSGEYKDRSDVIEALESASMFNPLLGIINNLFSKHYKRRIDIKAGVGIATGEALVIQAGEKGSGINKPIFLGDNVNTAAHLCDKANNENYPYFTLTDQNVKDNCKRYIANPDNQTFADFLATQFPTDEGKYFYGGNFWRIPFNDRLKELQNDCNF